From a region of the Synechococcus sp. PCC 7502 genome:
- the queF gene encoding preQ(1) synthase — protein MTSAIEIEMYGERAISLNSLTTFPNPRPDREYDVHITLPEFTCKCPFSGYPDFATIYLSYVPNQLLVELKAIKLYINSYRDRTIAHEAVVNQILDDFVKASDPIRVHIKGDFSPRGNVHTVVEIRYERKPEQTS, from the coding sequence ATGACCTCAGCTATTGAAATCGAAATGTATGGAGAACGGGCGATCTCCTTAAATAGCCTAACTACATTTCCCAATCCCCGTCCCGACCGAGAGTATGATGTGCATATTACCTTGCCCGAATTTACCTGCAAATGCCCATTTTCTGGCTATCCTGACTTTGCCACCATTTACTTAAGTTATGTGCCTAATCAATTACTGGTTGAACTTAAAGCGATCAAGCTCTATATCAATAGCTATCGCGATCGCACTATCGCCCATGAAGCGGTAGTAAATCAAATCCTCGATGATTTTGTCAAAGCTAGTGATCCAATTCGGGTACATATTAAGGGAGACTTTAGCCCACGGGGAAATGTGCATACAGTGGTAGAAATTCGCTATGAACGCAAACCAGAACAAACAAGTTAA
- a CDS encoding thiol-disulfide oxidoreductase DCC family protein: MNANQNKQVKKQVIYDGNCNLCVNLVKVLEKIDQGFQFEYAPMQNQVTLEQLGITAVDYNMGMILIDPNPPQTQWQGSAAAEEIGRLLPLGNAFVTAYRLIPGVKWLGDRTYEQVRDNRYQLFGKRDQTYYSGYAIGCQNISNSPKPQ, encoded by the coding sequence ATGAACGCAAACCAGAACAAACAAGTTAAAAAGCAAGTAATTTATGACGGTAACTGTAATCTCTGTGTGAATTTAGTCAAAGTTCTCGAAAAAATTGATCAAGGTTTCCAGTTTGAATATGCGCCGATGCAGAATCAGGTAACTTTAGAGCAGTTAGGAATTACAGCAGTCGACTATAACATGGGCATGATTTTAATTGATCCCAATCCACCCCAAACCCAATGGCAGGGAAGTGCGGCAGCAGAAGAAATCGGGAGATTATTACCCCTAGGTAATGCTTTTGTAACAGCATATCGGTTGATCCCCGGAGTTAAATGGTTGGGTGATCGCACCTACGAACAAGTTAGGGATAATCGGTACCAGCTTTTTGGTAAGCGGGATCAGACTTATTATTCTGGTTATGCGATCGGTTGTCAAAATATAAGTAATTCGCCTAAGCCACAGTAG
- a CDS encoding CsgG/HfaB family protein: MKIANGLTVSLAILGLISANTIALPAATYAQGVEQLQVKTKKRVAVLDFEFASTGLTGAGYSLFGAGGPAKGISDLITNSLVKDGTYIVIERSRIQEILKEQNLGASGRIEATTAAQIGRALGADILIIGSVNRFNLETNTSGGSLFGFGSATTKNVAEVKLAARMVGTTTGEIIVAADGAGTEEQSDTSTVISGLGTAGSATSNTDKLLSSASEKAVQQIVTQLASASSRVSALPSVLPNVTAVVADVSGNSLTFNKGGQDGFKPGMIVSVERVTKEIKDPATGKVLRRQTSRIGRVQLTEVDSGSSVGKVLNGKGFKVGDIAKPAED; the protein is encoded by the coding sequence GTGAAAATTGCCAATGGGTTAACCGTCTCTTTAGCAATTCTGGGACTAATTAGTGCCAATACTATAGCTTTACCCGCCGCTACCTATGCCCAAGGGGTAGAGCAACTTCAAGTTAAAACCAAAAAGCGAGTGGCAGTTTTAGACTTTGAGTTTGCCAGTACTGGACTAACTGGGGCGGGATACAGTTTATTTGGTGCAGGTGGTCCCGCCAAAGGGATCAGTGACCTCATTACTAATAGCCTTGTCAAAGATGGTACATACATCGTAATTGAGCGCAGCAGGATTCAAGAAATTCTCAAAGAGCAAAATTTGGGGGCATCGGGCAGAATAGAAGCAACCACCGCCGCACAAATTGGTCGAGCATTAGGTGCAGATATTTTAATTATTGGCTCTGTTAACCGCTTTAACCTAGAGACCAATACCTCAGGTGGAAGTTTATTTGGATTTGGCAGTGCTACTACTAAAAATGTGGCAGAGGTAAAATTAGCTGCAAGAATGGTTGGTACTACTACGGGTGAAATTATTGTTGCCGCCGATGGGGCTGGTACCGAAGAACAAAGTGATACTTCTACCGTAATCAGTGGTTTAGGAACTGCGGGTTCTGCTACCAGTAATACAGACAAGTTATTGAGTTCAGCCAGTGAAAAAGCCGTACAACAGATCGTGACTCAGTTAGCTTCTGCCTCTAGCAGAGTGTCAGCATTACCGTCAGTTTTACCTAATGTTACGGCTGTGGTGGCGGATGTCAGTGGTAATTCTTTAACATTTAATAAGGGTGGACAGGATGGTTTCAAGCCAGGCATGATTGTTTCCGTAGAACGAGTCACTAAAGAAATTAAAGACCCAGCCACAGGTAAAGTTCTGAGAAGACAAACATCTCGCATTGGTCGAGTTCAACTGACAGAAGTGGATAGTGGCTCATCTGTGGGTAAGGTCTTAAACGGTAAGGGGTTCAAGGTGGGTGATATTGCCAAGCCTGCTGAGGATTAA
- the nadA gene encoding quinolinate synthase NadA: MFATLTKLKTTPKIPLDLFKEIAALKQEMNAIILAHYYQDADLQDVADYLGDSLGLSQMAAKTDADVIVFLGVHFMAETAKILNPHKQVLIPDMQAGCSLADSCPPKEFAAFKAAHPDHLVVSYINCTAEIKAMSDIICTSANSVKIINQIPKDQPIIFAPDRNLGRYVMEQTGRDLLLWQGSCMVHEIFSERKLVELKQIYQNSQVIAHPECETSVLRHADFIGSTTALLKYVQNHESSTFIVVTESGIIHQMQKAAPSKILIPAPPEHDCACNQCPHMRLNTLEKLYLAMKNRTPEITLNESTRLAALRPIQRMLEMS; this comes from the coding sequence ATGTTTGCAACTTTAACTAAACTAAAAACAACACCAAAAATTCCGCTTGATCTATTCAAGGAGATCGCTGCCCTAAAGCAAGAAATGAATGCCATAATCTTGGCGCACTATTATCAAGATGCTGATTTACAGGATGTTGCCGACTACTTAGGTGATTCCCTGGGCTTATCCCAGATGGCTGCCAAAACCGATGCCGATGTGATTGTATTTTTAGGAGTACACTTCATGGCAGAAACAGCCAAAATTTTAAATCCCCATAAACAGGTTTTAATTCCCGATATGCAGGCAGGTTGCTCCTTAGCCGATAGTTGTCCACCCAAGGAATTTGCTGCATTTAAGGCTGCCCATCCCGATCACTTAGTTGTGTCTTATATCAACTGCACTGCGGAAATTAAGGCAATGAGCGACATCATCTGTACCAGTGCTAACTCAGTCAAGATTATTAACCAAATTCCCAAGGATCAGCCTATTATCTTTGCTCCTGATCGCAATCTGGGCAGGTATGTCATGGAACAAACAGGAAGGGACTTATTACTGTGGCAGGGTAGCTGCATGGTGCATGAAATATTTTCAGAACGCAAGTTGGTGGAATTAAAGCAAATTTACCAAAATTCTCAAGTCATAGCTCACCCTGAATGTGAAACCTCTGTGCTTAGGCACGCTGACTTTATTGGCTCAACTACAGCCCTACTGAAATATGTGCAGAATCATGAATCCTCTACATTTATAGTTGTGACTGAATCTGGCATTATTCACCAAATGCAAAAAGCTGCCCCTAGCAAAATTTTAATTCCAGCCCCACCAGAGCATGACTGTGCCTGCAATCAATGTCCGCACATGCGCCTAAATACCCTAGAAAAACTATATTTGGCAATGAAAAACCGTACCCCTGAAATTACTTTAAATGAATCAACTCGCTTAGCAGCACTGCGCCCGATCCAGAGAATGTTAGAAATGAGCTAA
- a CDS encoding carbon dioxide-concentrating mechanism protein CcmK: protein MALAVGVIETIGFPGILAAADAMVKSGKVTLVSYEPSENGQFTVTIRGTIAEVRAAVEAGVEAVEKNVHNGKLFAHYIVPNPADNVVTVLPIDYTAVSAPFQ, encoded by the coding sequence GTGGCATTAGCAGTAGGCGTAATTGAAACAATTGGATTTCCGGGCATATTGGCGGCGGCTGATGCTATGGTCAAAAGTGGCAAAGTTACATTAGTTAGCTATGAACCTTCGGAAAATGGACAATTTACAGTCACAATTCGAGGCACCATTGCTGAAGTTAGGGCAGCCGTAGAAGCAGGGGTAGAAGCGGTAGAAAAAAATGTCCATAATGGTAAGCTGTTTGCTCATTATATTGTGCCAAATCCCGCCGATAATGTGGTTACGGTTTTACCCATCGATTACACCGCAGTTTCAGCCCCATTTCAGTAA
- a CDS encoding glycoside hydrolase family 15 protein: MTPKLQARLDSYYQEVSAVILARQNPITGLLPASTAINAHGNYTDAWVRDNVYSILAVWGLALAYRKLDSDRGRTYELEQSVVKLMRGLLFAMMQQAQKVEKFKVTQAPLDALHAKYSTATAATVVGDDQWGHLQLDATSLYVLMLAQMTASGLAIIFTIDEVNFIQNLVYYIGRAYRTPDYGIWERGNKANHGKPELNASSVGMAKAALEAINGLDLFGVRGSQASVIHVLLDEIARTRTTLRSLLPRESSSKEVDGALLSVIGYPAFAVEDQALVDRTRNKVISKLEGKYGCKRFLRDGHQTVIEDAKRLHYEPWELKQFEHLECEWPLFFTYLMLDALFRGDRSEAEAYFQKLQPLLIEKDGYQLLPELFFVPSANIEAERQQPQSQPRLPNANLPLVWAQSLYLLGKLLREDLLAIGDIDPLGRHLQITNYRLPVVQIALLAEDKNLQSELATYGIETQTPNQIAPIQVRQAEDLSKIYYHIGRNDKLQLTGRPIRRLRSLTTSRMFRIRGEAIAFLPSFLDQAQFYLTLDYHFLVSQIKGELVYIQRHWHHRGRPTMTLLLTHRMFETEGKEAAIAQSPFLQLLKELQNGTCNGVTIKLGGLHQLLITAATERIDFIHDFQFSESALTETPPISEYLQTDINASYPLSHTQEFLLESERDVSQLLLRLQASRNLYEQIDLLETLTQLRGQEFDTRLHGEYLAIADLLNEVYAKAGKWRLWTIIRRAAGLMGKTDIGLGDAVTSILIQGKQIAVGKSYSEASLITDPIPSAEVMAKIEEFRSADIRERSLTQEIIIYLSVLIKAEPELCDGLLTLRVGYLILLITSELAQELKVTQDEAYEHLMGLSPFAVKSRLRQVLVGYDNLNQTLFRQESLQVNLQQEIKWVIPTDINLSQTDQLQDQHQDQDQTEQSYWLQQRQRDGGLNRVPKGFYPQVWQVMQHCKGIVIGDKLDRRNRLDSDIILAEMTAGEKNFALRIEHLLNKIQAPEYRQVNTEALIELAAIATQNPDLQIDDYIVLDVLIGHAVRLAWLDQNCNECQNYDLHKGLAWRSFYETSPSVCATYIAKALRFLMELAPKMVTVNS, from the coding sequence ATGACTCCCAAGCTCCAAGCCAGATTAGATAGCTACTATCAGGAGGTGTCGGCGGTAATCCTTGCTCGGCAAAACCCCATTACAGGACTATTACCTGCCAGTACTGCTATCAATGCCCACGGTAATTACACCGATGCTTGGGTGCGAGACAATGTTTATAGTATTTTGGCAGTTTGGGGCTTGGCTTTGGCATATCGGAAATTAGATAGTGATCGCGGGCGCACTTATGAGCTAGAACAAAGTGTAGTTAAGCTAATGCGGGGCTTACTATTTGCCATGATGCAGCAGGCACAAAAAGTCGAAAAATTTAAAGTGACCCAAGCTCCCCTCGATGCCCTTCATGCTAAATACAGCACTGCCACGGCTGCCACTGTAGTTGGCGATGATCAATGGGGACATTTACAACTGGATGCTACATCTCTGTATGTATTGATGTTGGCACAGATGACTGCTTCAGGCTTGGCTATTATTTTTACCATTGATGAAGTTAACTTTATTCAAAATTTAGTCTATTACATTGGGCGTGCCTACCGTACCCCCGACTATGGCATCTGGGAACGGGGCAATAAGGCAAATCATGGTAAACCTGAACTCAATGCTAGTTCTGTGGGGATGGCGAAGGCAGCTTTAGAGGCGATCAATGGACTAGATTTATTTGGAGTTAGGGGCAGTCAAGCATCGGTAATTCACGTTTTACTAGATGAAATTGCTCGGACTAGAACGACTTTGCGATCGCTTTTACCAAGAGAATCCAGTTCCAAGGAAGTAGATGGGGCATTATTAAGTGTAATTGGCTATCCCGCCTTTGCTGTGGAGGATCAAGCTTTAGTGGATCGCACCCGCAACAAGGTGATTTCCAAGCTGGAAGGCAAATACGGCTGTAAAAGATTCCTGCGGGATGGACACCAAACCGTCATTGAAGATGCTAAGCGTTTGCACTATGAGCCGTGGGAACTAAAGCAATTTGAGCATTTGGAATGTGAGTGGCCCCTGTTCTTTACCTATTTAATGTTAGATGCGTTATTTAGAGGCGATCGCTCCGAAGCAGAGGCATACTTTCAAAAACTTCAACCTCTGTTAATCGAAAAAGATGGCTATCAGTTATTACCCGAACTATTCTTTGTTCCCAGTGCCAATATAGAAGCAGAACGGCAGCAACCCCAAAGTCAACCCCGTCTCCCTAATGCTAATCTCCCCTTGGTGTGGGCGCAGAGTTTGTATCTATTGGGGAAATTATTACGAGAAGACCTGCTAGCGATCGGAGATATTGATCCCCTCGGACGACATTTACAAATTACTAACTATCGCCTGCCTGTGGTGCAAATTGCGCTCTTAGCTGAGGATAAAAATTTACAATCCGAACTTGCTACCTATGGGATTGAAACTCAAACGCCCAATCAAATTGCCCCAATTCAAGTCCGACAAGCGGAAGATTTATCTAAAATTTATTATCACATTGGACGCAACGATAAACTCCAACTTACGGGCAGACCAATTCGGCGACTTCGGAGTCTGACTACTTCAAGGATGTTTCGGATTCGAGGGGAGGCGATCGCTTTCTTGCCATCGTTTTTAGATCAAGCACAGTTTTATCTCACCCTTGACTATCATTTTTTAGTTTCCCAAATTAAAGGGGAATTAGTCTACATCCAAAGGCACTGGCACCATCGGGGGCGACCAACCATGACTTTGCTGCTAACCCATCGCATGTTTGAAACCGAAGGCAAAGAAGCAGCGATCGCCCAATCGCCATTTCTCCAACTCCTAAAGGAACTGCAAAACGGCACCTGTAATGGGGTAACTATTAAGTTAGGTGGACTGCATCAACTGCTGATCACTGCTGCCACAGAACGCATTGACTTTATCCATGATTTCCAGTTTTCGGAGTCAGCTTTAACAGAAACGCCGCCCATTTCTGAATATTTGCAAACGGATATTAATGCCAGCTATCCCTTATCCCATACCCAAGAATTCCTATTGGAATCAGAGCGAGATGTATCCCAATTATTATTACGCTTGCAAGCATCAAGGAACCTATATGAACAAATAGATTTACTGGAAACCCTAACCCAACTGCGAGGACAGGAATTTGATACCAGATTACATGGCGAATATTTAGCGATCGCTGATCTATTAAATGAAGTCTATGCTAAGGCAGGAAAGTGGCGGTTATGGACAATTATTCGGCGGGCTGCGGGTTTAATGGGTAAAACTGATATTGGTTTGGGTGACGCTGTTACTAGTATTTTGATTCAAGGCAAACAAATTGCCGTAGGGAAATCCTATAGTGAAGCATCTTTGATTACTGACCCCATCCCCTCGGCGGAAGTAATGGCAAAAATTGAAGAATTCCGTAGTGCTGATATTAGAGAGCGATCGCTGACCCAAGAAATTATTATCTATCTCAGTGTGTTAATTAAAGCTGAACCTGAGCTATGTGATGGCTTACTCACCCTCCGAGTTGGCTACTTAATTCTGCTAATTACCAGCGAGCTAGCACAGGAATTAAAAGTTACCCAAGACGAGGCATACGAACATCTGATGGGGCTGAGTCCTTTTGCGGTTAAAAGCCGATTGCGTCAAGTGCTAGTGGGCTATGATAACCTTAACCAAACTTTATTTCGCCAAGAATCCCTGCAAGTAAATCTGCAACAAGAGATTAAATGGGTAATTCCCACAGATATTAATTTATCCCAAACAGATCAACTCCAAGATCAACATCAGGATCAAGATCAAACTGAACAATCCTATTGGTTGCAACAACGCCAGCGTGATGGGGGACTTAATCGTGTTCCGAAAGGTTTTTATCCTCAAGTCTGGCAGGTAATGCAGCATTGTAAGGGTATTGTGATTGGGGATAAGCTCGATCGCCGCAATCGCCTAGATAGTGACATAATTTTGGCAGAAATGACCGCAGGAGAGAAAAACTTTGCCCTTCGGATTGAGCATCTATTGAATAAAATCCAAGCTCCTGAATATCGTCAAGTTAATACGGAGGCATTGATTGAATTAGCAGCAATCGCCACCCAAAATCCCGACCTACAAATAGATGACTATATCGTATTGGATGTGTTAATTGGTCACGCTGTGCGCTTGGCTTGGTTAGATCAAAACTGTAATGAATGTCAAAACTATGATCTGCACAAAGGATTAGCTTGGCGATCGTTTTATGAAACCTCACCTAGTGTATGTGCCACCTACATTGCTAAGGCTCTAAGATTCCTGATGGAACTAGCTCCTAAAATGGTTACAGTTAACTCTTAA
- a CDS encoding YwqG family protein, with the protein MVDLDLPTSLERFRSKLEPTIKSYIDIQTRFTREATLWQSKFAGFPYLPKNLEYPTTPEGEYLYLLAQINFDEVPHLAGFPTTGILQFYIAKDGMYGLDFENPTRQSKFRVLYFPELDLNENNLVTDFDFLPTLWDYDKDLIPFYVFSSYTPHRNDCFTLSFTLKAAPISSCDYQFEKLIGNEIWDVFQANNRALYNEYQERFVSGHRLGGYPNFTQDDFRKNLPENEEPYVLLFQIDFDPGELEKISIEWGDIGVGNFWIKASALKNLDFSGVLYNWDC; encoded by the coding sequence ATGGTCGATCTTGATCTCCCGACTAGTTTAGAAAGATTCAGAAGCAAGCTCGAACCAACAATTAAATCGTACATCGATATTCAAACACGATTTACTAGAGAAGCAACGCTCTGGCAAAGCAAGTTTGCAGGGTTTCCATATTTACCTAAAAACCTTGAATATCCTACAACGCCAGAAGGCGAATACCTCTATTTACTCGCACAAATCAACTTTGATGAAGTTCCACATTTAGCAGGGTTTCCGACAACAGGAATCCTCCAGTTTTACATTGCCAAAGATGGAATGTATGGTCTAGATTTTGAAAATCCTACGAGACAATCCAAATTTCGGGTTCTCTACTTTCCAGAACTAGATTTAAACGAAAATAATCTCGTTACAGATTTCGATTTTCTGCCTACGCTATGGGACTACGATAAAGACTTGATACCCTTTTATGTTTTCTCTTCGTATACCCCTCATCGAAATGATTGTTTTACTCTCAGTTTTACCCTCAAAGCTGCACCAATTTCTAGCTGTGATTATCAATTTGAGAAGTTGATTGGGAATGAAATCTGGGATGTGTTTCAGGCAAATAATCGCGCGCTTTATAATGAGTATCAAGAGAGGTTTGTAAGCGGGCATCGGCTCGGCGGTTATCCTAACTTTACTCAAGACGATTTTAGAAAGAATTTGCCAGAGAATGAGGAGCCATACGTCTTGCTGTTCCAGATTGACTTTGATCCAGGTGAACTGGAAAAGATTTCGATTGAGTGGGGTGACATTGGTGTAGGTAACTTTTGGATTAAGGCTTCTGCTCTGAAGAATTTGGATTTTTCAGGGGTTCTGTATAATTGGGACTGCTGA
- a CDS encoding carbon dioxide-concentrating mechanism protein CcmK has translation MAPQQAVGALETRGFPGVLAAADAMVKAGRVTLVGYLRCGSARFCVMIRGDVSEVKTAMESGVAAVETAHGGVLEGWVIIPRPDENVVAVLPIDFSSTVEVYRAATEGIRLPGPSGR, from the coding sequence ATGGCACCACAACAAGCAGTAGGCGCACTGGAAACTAGAGGCTTTCCCGGGGTTTTAGCCGCCGCCGATGCTATGGTCAAAGCAGGAAGAGTGACATTAGTTGGCTATCTCAGGTGTGGTAGTGCTAGATTTTGTGTAATGATTCGCGGTGATGTCTCCGAAGTCAAAACAGCTATGGAATCTGGAGTTGCTGCGGTTGAAACTGCCCACGGTGGGGTATTAGAGGGTTGGGTCATAATTCCTCGTCCCGATGAGAATGTAGTAGCTGTATTACCCATTGACTTTTCCTCTACAGTAGAGGTATATAGAGCAGCAACTGAGGGAATTAGGCTCCCTGGTCCGTCTGGCAGATAA
- the thyX gene encoding FAD-dependent thymidylate synthase: MTFDPLKDGKSRIELVSSMGTDLDVVNDARASFEKSSTELTDKDTKLINYLIKHHHTSPFRGVVFKFKVKAPLYVCRQWWKHTVASNHNDEQLGWNEKSFRYVAATDEEDFYIPQVFRQQSESNRQASGGKLPSDLNQQAIAIYERQCQASYATYRELLNLGVSREQARGVLIPSVYTSWVWTVSLQSVLHFVGLRSGEGAQSEIGAYAQAIAQLIAPIVPETIKAWQSSNSQF, from the coding sequence ATGACGTTTGATCCTTTAAAAGATGGGAAAAGTCGCATTGAGCTTGTCAGTTCGATGGGTACCGATTTAGATGTGGTCAATGATGCCAGAGCTAGTTTTGAGAAATCTTCGACTGAATTAACCGATAAAGATACCAAGCTGATTAATTATTTGATTAAGCATCATCATACCAGCCCATTTCGAGGAGTAGTATTCAAATTCAAAGTTAAAGCCCCCCTTTATGTGTGCAGACAATGGTGGAAGCACACTGTCGCCTCTAATCATAATGATGAGCAGCTGGGTTGGAATGAAAAAAGTTTTCGCTATGTGGCTGCTACAGATGAGGAGGATTTTTATATTCCTCAAGTATTTAGACAACAATCGGAGAGTAACAGACAAGCAAGCGGAGGAAAACTGCCTTCGGATTTAAATCAACAGGCGATCGCTATCTATGAACGGCAATGTCAAGCTAGTTATGCTACATATCGAGAGCTTCTAAACTTAGGAGTATCACGGGAACAAGCAAGGGGCGTGTTAATACCTAGTGTCTATACTTCTTGGGTTTGGACTGTATCTTTGCAATCGGTTCTTCACTTTGTGGGATTGCGATCAGGGGAAGGTGCTCAATCAGAAATTGGTGCCTATGCCCAAGCGATCGCCCAGTTAATTGCCCCAATCGTTCCAGAAACAATCAAAGCATGGCAGTCTTCTAATTCCCAGTTTTAA
- the mutL gene encoding DNA mismatch repair endonuclease MutL translates to MTIIQVLPSEVVNLIAAGEVIDSLGAVVRELVENAIDAQATRIYITVWTESLSIQVRDNGHGMSPGDLEQAATAHTTSKIHTKSDLRQIQSLGFRGEALHSLAQLSDLQICSRVSELEAGWQVSYDSFGNAIASKNIAIALGTIVTARHIFQNHPARLDGLPSISQQLRKLQLLVSEMAIAHPQITWQATLDQKHWFTIWAGANAQDILPQVVKSIRAEDLVHGSAGDTTITMGLPNRTSRHRPDWVRVAINGRFIQIPELEQTIISAFSRTLPRHRYPVCIAHLWVNPSKIDWNRSPAKNEVYLHDLKDWQDQVTNLITKLLKSPEPRVSAAVNQLLRTAESNTNYQANVSHTSQLKVLAQVHNTYILAERSSGLCLIEQHVAHERVLFENLETQWEIIPLASAMIVKNLSDLAVERLRAIGIDIEEFGTVWVVRSLPKILIESFPDIDNQSGDREEVLIELGSQDISQAKATAACRSAIRNGTSLDLPVMQDLVNKWEQTRNPHTCPHGRPICLALESTDLARFFRRNWIVGN, encoded by the coding sequence ATGACCATAATTCAAGTTCTGCCCAGTGAAGTAGTAAATTTAATTGCGGCGGGGGAAGTAATTGATTCGTTGGGAGCAGTGGTTAGGGAGTTAGTGGAAAATGCGATCGATGCCCAAGCTACACGCATTTACATTACGGTTTGGACTGAAAGTTTAAGTATTCAAGTTAGGGATAATGGGCATGGGATGAGCCCAGGTGATTTAGAGCAAGCTGCCACCGCCCACACTACCAGTAAAATTCATACTAAATCTGACTTACGCCAAATTCAAAGCTTAGGCTTTAGGGGTGAGGCTTTACATAGTCTGGCACAGCTATCCGATTTACAGATATGTAGTCGAGTTTCCGAACTAGAGGCGGGTTGGCAAGTAAGTTATGACAGCTTTGGTAATGCTATTGCTTCTAAAAATATTGCGATCGCCCTCGGCACCATTGTGACAGCCCGTCATATTTTCCAGAATCATCCCGCTCGCTTAGATGGCTTACCTAGTATTTCTCAACAGTTACGCAAACTTCAATTACTCGTCTCAGAAATGGCGATCGCCCATCCCCAGATCACATGGCAAGCTACCCTAGATCAAAAACACTGGTTCACGATTTGGGCGGGAGCAAATGCTCAGGATATTTTGCCGCAGGTTGTGAAGTCTATCCGTGCCGAGGATTTAGTGCATGGTAGCGCAGGAGATACAACTATCACGATGGGCTTACCCAATCGCACCTCTCGCCACCGTCCAGACTGGGTAAGAGTGGCAATTAATGGCAGATTTATTCAGATTCCTGAACTAGAACAAACTATTATCTCGGCTTTTAGTCGCACTCTACCCCGCCACCGCTATCCAGTATGTATTGCCCATTTATGGGTTAATCCAAGCAAAATTGATTGGAACCGTAGCCCTGCTAAAAATGAGGTGTATTTACATGACCTTAAGGATTGGCAAGATCAAGTTACTAATTTAATTACTAAACTCCTCAAATCTCCTGAACCAAGGGTATCTGCGGCGGTAAATCAACTGCTGCGCACGGCTGAAAGTAATACCAACTATCAGGCTAATGTTTCCCATACCTCTCAACTTAAGGTTTTGGCACAGGTACATAACACCTATATTTTGGCAGAGCGCTCAAGTGGTCTATGTTTGATTGAACAACATGTTGCCCATGAACGGGTACTATTTGAAAATTTAGAAACTCAGTGGGAAATCATACCCCTTGCATCCGCCATGATTGTTAAAAACCTATCGGATTTGGCAGTAGAAAGGCTAAGAGCTATTGGCATAGATATAGAAGAATTTGGAACGGTGTGGGTGGTGCGATCGCTGCCAAAGATTTTAATTGAGTCTTTTCCAGATATAGATAATCAATCAGGCGATCGGGAAGAAGTATTAATTGAATTAGGCTCGCAGGATATATCCCAAGCTAAAGCCACAGCTGCCTGCCGTAGTGCCATCCGCAATGGTACCAGCCTTGATTTGCCAGTCATGCAAGACCTTGTAAATAAATGGGAGCAAACTCGTAATCCCCATACCTGCCCCCACGGTCGCCCAATTTGTTTGGCTTTAGAGTCTACCGATCTAGCTCGATTCTTTCGGCGTAACTGGATCGTGGGGAACTAA
- a CDS encoding alpha/beta hydrolase: protein MRSPSIKTALSQVLFSICIGIFSYLPNANAAEQISFRASGGERSLPVADLRKLVNTGEQSDLLSGLLATAKLDPNLVRGYLGVTIDIKQYDLNLVVVDKFLNSYLIELLLQDLGQALRPPGTDSASVEAIKAAIIASLADDNKISVIEFLEKYPTDIIIEVDRLTQIQARLAKDYTNLAEPLARLLQRLQMRK from the coding sequence ATGCGATCGCCCTCAATTAAAACTGCACTTTCTCAAGTTCTATTTTCTATCTGTATAGGAATATTTTCTTACTTACCTAATGCTAATGCGGCTGAGCAAATATCTTTCCGAGCCTCTGGAGGGGAAAGATCGCTACCAGTAGCCGATCTGAGAAAATTGGTTAATACTGGTGAACAATCAGACCTTCTATCTGGGCTTTTGGCAACGGCTAAACTTGATCCCAACCTAGTGCGGGGCTATTTGGGGGTAACCATTGATATTAAGCAGTACGATCTAAACCTTGTGGTGGTTGATAAATTCTTAAATTCTTATCTGATTGAATTGTTATTACAGGACCTAGGACAAGCATTACGCCCGCCGGGTACTGACTCAGCCTCAGTAGAAGCGATCAAGGCTGCCATTATTGCCTCCCTTGCCGATGATAATAAAATCTCTGTAATTGAGTTTTTAGAAAAATATCCTACAGATATAATCATTGAGGTCGATCGCCTCACCCAAATTCAAGCAAGATTAGCTAAGGATTACACAAATTTGGCAGAACCACTTGCTAGACTCCTGCAACGCCTTCAGATGCGTAAGTAA